A region from the Salminus brasiliensis chromosome 22, fSalBra1.hap2, whole genome shotgun sequence genome encodes:
- the cdk5r1b gene encoding cyclin-dependent kinase 5 activator 1b: protein MGTVLSLSPSYRKAALFEDGPATVGHYTAVQNSKNAKDKNLKRHSLINVFPWKRIVAVSAKKKGSKKVQPNTTYQNNVTHLNNENLKKSQSCANLSTFTQDQSSPSNQGSKSSNNVASSVKKAPLSSSNVAPGTPKRVIVQASTSELLRCLGEFLCRRCYRLKHLSPTDPVLWLRSVDRSLLLQGWQDQGFITPANVVFVYMLCRDVVSSEVATEHELQAVLLTCLYLSYSYMGNEISYPLKPFLVESSKETFWDRCLSIINLMSAKMLQINSDPHYFTQVFADLKNESQKEEERSRLLIGLDR, encoded by the coding sequence ATGGGAACcgtcctttccctctctcccagCTACCGGAAGGCTGCCCTTTTTGAGGATGGCCCAGCAACGGTGGGCCACTACACGGCTGTTCAAAACAGCAAGAACGCCAAAGACAAGAACCTGAAGCGGCACTCGCTAATCAATGTCTTCCCATGGAAACGGATAGTAGCTGTTTCGGCCAAGAAAAAGGGCTCTAAGAAAGTGCAGCCCAATACCACCTACCAGAACAATGTCACCCACTTGAACAATGAGAACCTGAAGAAGTCGCAGTCCTGTGCCAACTTGTCCACGTTCACCCAAGACCAGTCAAGCCCTTCAAACCAAGGCTCCAAAAGCTCCAACAATGTGGCCTCCTCGGTCAAGAAAGCACCTCTCTCCAGCTCCAATGTGGCACCTGGTACACCTAAAAGGGTTATTGTCCAGGCCTCAACCAGTGAGCTCCTGCGTTGCTTAGGGGAATTCCTGTGCCGGAGATGTTATCGCCTGAAGCACCTTTCCCCAACTGACCCAGTGTTATGGCTGCGCAGTGTGGACCGTTCCCTACTGCTGCAAGGCTGGCAAGACCAAGGGTTCATCACTCCAGCCAATGTAGTCTTTGTTTACATGCTCTGTCGGGATGTTGTCTCATCGGAAGTGGCCACAGAACATGAGCTGCAGGCAGTGCTTCTCACCTGCCTCTACTTGTCCTACTCCTACATGGGCAATGAAATCTCCTACCCACTCAAGCCATTCCTGGTAGAAAGCTCCAAGGAGACCTTCTGGGACCGCTGCCTGTCCATAATTAACCTGATGAGCGCCAAGATGCTGCAGATCAACTCGGATCCACACTACTTCACCCAGGTCTTTGCAGACCTCAAGAACGAGAGccagaaggaggaggaaaggagCCGCTTACTCATTGGGCTGGACCGGTGA
- the psmd11b gene encoding 26S proteasome non-ATPase regulatory subunit 11B — MAAAAVVEFQRAQSLISTDRDASIDILHSIVRRDVQQDDEEAVRVKEQSILELGTLLAKTGQAAELGGLLKFVRPFLISISKAKAARLVRSLLDLFLDMEAATGQEVELCLECIEWAKAEKRTFLRQALEARLISLYFDTKRYQEALQLGSQLLQELKKMDDKALLVEVQLLESKTYHALSNLPKARAALTSARTTANAIYCPPKLQAALDMQSGIIHAAEEKDWKTAYSYFFEAFEGYDSIDSPRAITALKYMLLCKIMLNLPEEVQALISGKLALRYAGRQTDALKCVAQASKNRSLADFEKALTEYTKELRDDPIINTHLAKLYDNLLEQNLIRVIEPFSRVQITHISGLIKLSKGDVERKLSQMILDKKFHGILDQGEGVLIIFEEPPVDKTYEAALETIQNMSKVVDSLYNKAKKLT, encoded by the exons ATGGCAGCCGCGGCAGTGGTGGAGTTTCAGAGAGCTCAATCTCTCATCAGTACGGATCGGGACGCCTCTATCGATATTTTACACTCGATAG TCAGGCGAGATGTTCAGCAGGATGATGAAGAGGCCGTGCGTGTCAAAGAACAGAGCATCCTGGAGCTTGGCACTCTGCTGGCTAAGACTGGGCAAGCAGCAG AGCTTGGAGGGCTCCTGAAGTTTGTTAGGCCTTTCCTGATCTCCATAAGCAAGGCCAAGGCAGCACGACTGGTGCGCTCTCTGCTGGATCTCTTCTTGGACATGGAAGCAGCCACGGGCCAGGAGGTAGAGCTGTGTCTGGAGTGTATTGAGTGGGCCAAAGCTGAGAAGAGGACATTTCTCAGACAGGCGTTGGAG GCTCGTTTGATCTCCCTGTATTTTGACACCAAGAGGTACCAGGAGGCCTTGCAGTTGG GTTCCCAGTTACTGCAAGAGCTGAAGAAGATGGATGACAAAGCTTTACTGGTGGAGGTCCAGCTGCTTGAGAGTAAAACCTATCATGCGCTCAGCAACTTGCCTAAGGCCAGAGCTGCCCTTACCTCTGCCAGGACCACAGCCAATGCCATCTACTGTCCTCCAAAACTTCAAGCAGCCCTGGACATGCAATCAG GCATTATCCATGCGGCTGAGGAGAAGGATTGGAAGACAGCCTATTCTTACTTCTTTGAGGCGTTTGAGGGCTATGACTCCATCGACAGCCCCAGAGCAATCACTGCACTGAAATACATGCTTCTCTGCAAGATCATGCTCAACTT GCCTGAAGAAGTACAAGCCTTGATCAGTGGCAAACTGGCCTTACGATATGCCGGAAGACAA ACAGATGCACTGAAGTGTGTAGCACAAGCCAGCAAGAACAGATCATTAGCGGACTTTGAAAAG GCACTGACGGAGTACACAAAAGAACTGAGGGATGACCCAATCATCAACACGCACTTGGCAAAGCTCTATGACAACCTGCTGGAGCAGAACCTAATCCGTGTCATTGAGCCCTTCTCCAGAGTACAG ATAACCCACATATCCGGGCTCATCAAACTATCTAAG GGTGATGTTGAGAGGAAATTGTCACAAATGATCTTGGACAAGAAGTTCCATG GCATTCTTGACCAAGGCGAGGGAGTCCTGATCATATTTGAGGAGCCACCTGTAGACAAGACTTATGAGGCAGCCCTCGAAACCATACAGAACATGAGCAAAGTCGTGGATTCACTGTACAACAAAGCTAAGAAGTTGACATAG